A stretch of DNA from Drosophila virilis strain 15010-1051.87 chromosome 5, Dvir_AGI_RSII-ME, whole genome shotgun sequence:
TGAAGGTCAGCACAAAGATCGAGTAGAGGGCAAAGCACTTGCTGAAGCTGCTGGAGACGGCGCGCAGCATGAGCATGTGCGTCGATATGGACAGCACGGGCAGCGAGCCGACCAGCAGACAAAACTCCAGGGCGACCAGCAGTATGGTAAAGACGGCAAGGACGCGTTGCGTCTCCTTATCGTAGCTGGACTCAATACACGTCAGTATGGACAGCACGATGAGCACCAGCTCCATGAGATTGGTCAGAGACCAGAAGTACAGCAGCGGCGCCATCAGGAGCTGTATAATCTCTCGGATAATCAGATAGGCAATGCCCAGCCAGGAGAACAGACCAAAGAGCGCGGTGAGAGCCGTGTGCTCGCTCTCATGGAACTTGAGCAGGGTGTGCGTGATGATGGAGGCCGTGAAGAGCGTGTAGAGCAGAAAGTTGACATAGAATATGACCGAGAGGCGATGCCatttgagaaacaaaaagctCGAGATCAACGGATGCTGCAGCAAATGACGCAGCTCCTTGGACTTGGCTATATATGCAATCGGTGTCATTTCATCCTCCAGCTGGGAGGCGCGCAGCTTACCCGACTGCGCCGGCGCCGGCTGTTGACGGATCAGGTTCATGTAGTTGATGACAATCTCAAAGTTTTGGGCGCCCGCCTTCTGGGCATTGGTGGTAATGCAGGAGTCAAAGTGCTCCTCGAGCAGCTCCGGCGACATGTCCTGTATGGCCAGCTCGTCGAAGGTGCTCCGGGTGCCAATGTAGGCGCCATGATGGAGCAGCGTACGCACCGCCTTCTCGTTGCGATACTTGACCGCGTAGTAGAGTGGCACCTGGCCACTGGCGTCCACCTCGTTGATGTCCACCCGATcgctggccagcagcagctcaaagCAGCGCTGATGATCGCAGAAGTCATCCAGCGGCTGCTCCTCCAGCCTGCTGATGACTGCATTCAGCAGCGAGCTGCGCGGCGCTAGCTTCAGCTCCggatgctgcagcagcttctcCAGCGCACGCCAATTGCCCCAAATGATGGCCAGCTCCAGGGGCGTGGTCACCTCGCCCTGCGccttgctgttgatgttgatgccCGTGTTGAGAATCGCTTCGAGGGCGCGGTGTTTGCCCCGCTTGATGGACTCGAACAGCAGCGGCAGGTACCGCTCCTGGTTGGCATTGCGCAGATTGTCCTTGTCGCTAATGTTCAGCTGATGCTCGGCAAGCAGCTGCTCGAACTGTGACTCATCGCCATCGCGCAGCTGGCGCAGCAGCCGCTCGTCGTCGATCTCTCCGGCGGCGCCTGCCTCCCgctgcggcggcagctgcagctccggatactgttgctgcagcagctggcgcacCTGGCCATTGCGATAGCTGTCGATGTCGAGGTGGGGGTGCGCCAGAAAGAGCAGCACCAACTCCTGTTTGGCGGCCCTGATCTTGTTGTTGCTCAGCACATGATGCAGAGGCGTCCGCTCGCCCTGGTCCACCACGTTCGGCGAGGCGCCGTAGtccagcaacagctgcatgCAGGCGCGCACCTGATCCGCATTTTCGGCCGTCAGATTCTTGGCCAGCGAATTGAGCGGCGTCAGCTGCGCGTATTTGCGATCCACCTGGACGCCGGGCCGGCGCAGCAGCACGGCCAAGTTGGCCGGATCTCTGGAGTCGGCGGCATAGCTGATCGCCGCCTTGTTGTGCTTCTGATTGATCTGCGATTGAGTCCCGATTAGCTGCAGCTCGCGCCGGAATCGGCAACTACTCACGTGATTCACATTGCATCCGTAGGCCAGACAGGCCTCCACAAATTCCGCACAGCCGGCTGTGGACAGCGCCTTCTCGTAAATGCTCGTGTGCCTCTCGTCCTGCAGATTTGGCTGGGCGCCCATCTCGAGCGCATCCTGGAATTCGCGTATGCTGCGCTTGGCTAGCGCTGCGCTCATTTGCGCCT
This window harbors:
- the pain gene encoding transient receptor potential cation channel protein painless; the protein is MDLNGCGFSDPQAQMSAALAKRSIREFQDALEMGAQPNLQDERHTSIYEKALSTAGCAEFVEACLAYGCNVNHINQKHNKAAISYAADSRDPANLAVLLRRPGVQVDRKYAQLTPLNSLAKNLTAENADQVRACMQLLLDYGASPNVVDQGERTPLHHVLSNNKIRAAKQELVLLFLAHPHLDIDSYRNGQVRQLLQQQYPELQLPPQREAGAAGEIDDERLLRQLRDGDESQFEQLLAEHQLNISDKDNLRNANQERYLPLLFESIKRGKHRALEAILNTGININSKAQGEVTTPLELAIIWGNWRALEKLLQHPELKLAPRSSLLNAVISRLEEQPLDDFCDHQRCFELLLASDRVDINEVDASGQVPLYYAVKYRNEKAVRTLLHHGAYIGTRSTFDELAIQDMSPELLEEHFDSCITTNAQKAGAQNFEIVINYMNLIRQQPAPAQSGKLRASQLEDEMTPIAYIAKSKELRHLLQHPLISSFLFLKWHRLSVIFYVNFLLYTLFTASIITHTLLKFHESEHTALTALFGLFSWLGIAYLIIREIIQLLMAPLLYFWSLTNLMELVLIVLSILTCIESSYDKETQRVLAVFTILLVALEFCLLVGSLPVLSISTHMLMLRAVSSSFSKCFALYSIFVLTFSLCFYILFGKPQDQPDQPASEPSAAVNKEEDGHFNTFSVPIEALIKTIVMLTGEFDAGDIKFDSIYTYFIFLLFVFFMTIVLFNLLNGLAVSDTQAIKAQAELNGAICRTNTLTRYEQVLTGRNGRTGFIVNIEPVRSICQRLMNIYPNYLCVRQISVLPNDGNKVLIPITDAYELKELSNAHGNGKSRASFQPLATNAEQQKKLLDPPLKLLPCSCSALTGRCSKIDNRTVKLALAVIDQKSSVEQRRQREQINERRLQHMEQKLEHILQLLQNRDLPDTGA